A region of Saccharomyces mikatae IFO 1815 strain IFO1815 genome assembly, chromosome: 12 DNA encodes the following proteins:
- the SKG3 gene encoding Skg3p (similar to Saccharomyces cerevisiae SKG3 (YLR187W) and CAF120 (YNL278W); ancestral locus Anc_1.66), with protein MKRIFSGVKSPKLPAPPKVFKNDDSPSTPNSPKFDQGLRSLSASASRLFSSSISTPGSPTLDLPQEHSVNGDISPELVPIITLLSAQAHRRYHYGIFLILHDLKTDGTPAARQWEECYGVLLGTQLALWNAKELSNSRANKEASTLKKVASRPTFINFTDASVRNLNSNDHILSTENDKNTKKDLDNVLVVSTTLKNRYFLKFKDSKAFKTWDAAIRLSLFEFTALQEAYTGSFLSSRGVKLGDIKVVMADTKFTYEDWVSVRFGTGMPWKRCYAVISPQSSKKKKKNSKGSICFYENDKKTKKSNVMTTVVDARALYAVYPSSPILIDISTIIKLEGLVSFEKSEEPQDTNIFIMPEKHQGVPGYDTIIRFLIPAMNAFYLYGRPKGLIANRIDPDSLLFALPTLPHIYYLQVDDVVSLTKDKNYLHWSTVDWRSNIVKLLQKKLGKGYKGCGNKSVSASSGMMKSPTISSIELFEGYDSLPEEQIESPQKPEIRSHSTLKLCDDASSLPASVNSHATSIKRTELLVADTHSKIIDSVSAQSSVTSTFKDTFTTPMTSGMFNQENAERSITPSLKLEITDSNLKDVDDVAANSAKNFSITSQGKHIPSYNAAELSALYDKYSTSPFGESEANPNPKPQTLEIKDRIENETRSPYERYVGTSTESKTFEIGNVRESKSTINTSLSSPLKVEGNRRSNNEDLGSLREFEELSQKISNMGVGNISPDAFNARPEDRSLSTDLNLDINNNSSLNLHEEPQGPNFGEENVFDPDYMEQNQMLETESRYTTDEFDFSDNQDAASSNYSNTQTNLMVSENFPIGEKNEKIPHSSLFTNLNQFTSNGGNYQNKTNISGDQINNPLQFQPLHATGPQSSSFAYRNSSANTSQPRVPYPSGRSLGKIRTGPLTMQPINQGNNSSTDTFQSPRNRFPTAQEQQMQPLSSSNDAYGNVNNQNSLRPSQQPQNMRYMNNKAPMNNRPPVSQTQPNIRNVRPNLHINTSNHSKPRSLQGGFSQFMPSNSTSTNPYSN; from the coding sequence atgaaaaggatttTTTCTGGTGTGAAGTCCCCAAAGTTGCCTGCTCCCCCAAAAGTTTTCAAGAATGATGACAGTCCATCGACTCCGAACTCTCCTAAATTTGACCAAGGGCTTCGGAGTTTATCAGCATCTGCCTCAAGACTCTTTAGTAGCTCAATATCTACTCCTGGGAGCCCCACGTTAGATCTTCCACAGGAACATTCTGTTAATGGCGATATCTCTCCAGAATTAGTGCCAATCATTACTTTACTCTCTGCACAGGCTCATAGGAGATACCATTATGGTATATTCTTGATATTACACGATCTGAAAACGGATGGTACACCTGCTGCGCGTCAATGGGAAGAATGCTATGGTGTATTGTTGGGAACCCAGTTGGCCTTATGGAATGCGAAGGAACTGTCAAATTCGAGGGCTAATAAAGAGGCATCAACTCTGAAGAAAGTCGCATCAAGACCTACTTTCATTAACTTCACAGACGCTTCAGTAAGGAACTTGAATTCTAACGATCATATACTTAGTACagaaaatgacaaaaacacaaaaaaagatctaGACAACGTTCTCGTTGTTTCCAcaactttgaaaaacagATATTTCTTAAAATTCAAGGATTCGAAAGCCTTCAAAACTTGGGACGCAGCTATTAGGCTTAGTCTGTTCGAGTTTACCGCATTACAGGAAGCGTACACAGGCTCCTTTCTCTCGAGTAGGGGGGTTAAGCTTGGCGATATTAAAGTTGTTATGGCAGATACGAAATTCACCTATGAAGACTGGGTTAGCGTGAGATTTGGAACAGGTATGCCGTGGAAGCGTTGTTACGCTGTTATTTCCCCACAATCtagcaagaaaaagaaaaaaaattcaaaaggcTCAATATGTTTTTATGAAAATGacaagaaaaccaaaaaatcaaatgtaATGACGACTGTGGTGGATGCAAGGGCTTTATATGCTGTTTATCCCTCTTCACCAATATTAATTGACATATCCACTATCATAAAATTAGAAGGtcttgtttcttttgaaaaaagtgaagagCCTCAGGACACCAACATCTTCATTATGCCTGAGAAACATCAAGGAGTTCCCGGCTATGATACTATCATTCGTTTCTTAATTCCCGCTATGAATGCCTTCTACCTATACGGTAGACCAAAAGGTTTAATTGCTAATAGAATTGATCCTGATTCTCTACTGTTTGCTTTGCCAACGCTTCCgcatatatattatttacaGGTGGATGATGTTGTATCATTAACAAAAGACAAGAATTACTTACATTGGAGTACTGTCGACTGGAGAAGCAACATTGTTAAGTTattacaaaagaaattaggTAAAGGTTACAAAGGATGTGGTAATAAATCTGTATCTGCTTCATCTGGGATGATGAAGTCGCCAACAATTAGTTCAATAGAATTATTTGAAGGGTACGATTCTCTTCCTGAAGAGCAAATAGAGAGCCCACAAAAACCTGAAATAAGATCTCATTCTACCTTGAAATTATGCGATGATGCTAGTTCGCTTCCAGCCTCTGTAAATTCGCATGCCACCTCAATCAAACGAACAGAATTATTAGTGGCTGATACGCATTCAAAAATCATTGATTCTGTGTCAGCGCAGTCTAGCGTTACCTCCACCTTCAAAGATACCTTTACCACCCCGATGACATCGGGAATGTTTAACCAAGAAAATGCAGAGAGAAGCATCACACCAAGTTTAAAGCTTGAAATTACTGATTCAAACTTGAAAGACGTGGATGACGTTGCAGCGAACTCCGctaagaatttttctataacGTCACAAGGTAAGCATATTCCTTCATATAACGCAGCGGAACTATCTGCCCTCTACGATAAATACTCTACATCTCCTTTTGGAGAATCTGAGGCGAATCCAAACCCCAAACCACAAACGTTGGAAATTAAGGATCGCATAGAAAACGAAACTAGAAGTCCTTATGAGAGATATGTAGGAACATCCACCGAAAGTAAGACATTTGAAATAGGCAACGTTAGAGAGTCTAAGAGTACAATCAATACATCTCTATCATCACCTTTGAAAGTAGAGGGTAATAGACGTTCCAATAACGAAGATCTGGGATCTTTAAGAGAGTTTGAAGAGTTATCTCAAAAGATCAGCAATATGGGAGTGGGTAATATCTCTCCAGACGCTTTTAATGCTAGGCCGGAGGACAGATCTTTATCAACTGATTTAAACTTAGATATTAATAACAATTCATCTCTCAACCTACACGAAGAACCACAGGGGCCAAATTTTGGAGAGGAGAACGTATTTGATCCAGACTATATGGAACAGAACCAAATGCTCGAGACAGAAAGTAGATACACTACGGATGAATTTGACTTTTCAGATAACCAAGATGCAGCGTCCAGTAATTACAGCAATACGCAGACAAATTTAATGGTGTCTGAAAATTTTCCTATTGGTGAGAAAAATGAGAAGATTCCgcattcttctttatttacaAACTTAAACCAGTTTACTTCCAATGGAGGTAACTATCAAAATAAAACCAACATCAGTGGCGACCAAATAAACAATCCCCTACAATTCCAGCCTCTTCATGCGACAGGGCCTcaatcttcatcatttgctTACAGAAATTCTTCAGCCAATACTTCACAACCTCGAGTACCATATCCCTCTGGTCGCTCATTGGGGAAAATAAGAACAGGTCCATTGACCATGCAGCCAATAAACCAAGGTAATAACTCATCAACGGATACCTTTCAATCTCCACGAAATCGGTTTCCGACAGCCCAAGAGCAACAAATGCAACCACTTTCTTCTAGTAACGATGCTTATGGAAATGTTAATAATCAAAATTCACTCCGTCCATCTCAGCAACCTCAAAACATGAGATATATGAATAATAAGGCACCAATGAACAATAGACCTCCAGTATCACAAACACAGCCTAACATCCGGAATGTGCGTCCTAACCTCCATATAAACACCAGTAACCACTCAAAGCCACGTTCTTTACAAGGCGGGTTTTCTCAGTTCATGCCTTCCAATAGCACATCAACCAACCCATATTCTAACTAG
- the MDL1 gene encoding ATP-binding cassette permease MDL1 (similar to Saccharomyces cerevisiae MDL1 (YLR188W); ancestral locus Anc_1.67) has protein sequence MIIRMIRLCNGPKLLRSQFTSASALYSTKTLFKPPTYQNMGLTLIIPYRKQFLSQSIRLQSSVSEGKTFTKPTLKLSDANSKSSGFKDIKRLFVLSKPESKYIGLALLLILISSSVSMAVPSVIGKLLDLASETEDEEKEEKAKSNKLYGLTKRQFFTALGLVFIIGAVANASRIIILKVTGERLVARLRTRTMKAALDQDATFLDTNRVGDLISRLSSDASIVAKSVTQNVSDGTRAIIQGFVGFGMMSFLSWKLTCVMMVLAPPLGAMALIYGRKIRNLSRQLQTSVGGLTKVAEEQLNATRTIQAYGGEKNEVRRYAKEVRNVFHIGLKEAVTSGLFFGSTGLVGNTAMLSLLLVGTSMIQSGSMTVGELSSFMMYAVYTGSSLFGLSSFYSELMKGAGAAARVFELNDRKPLIRPTIGKDPVSLAQKPIVFKNVSFTYPTRPKHQIFKDLNITINPGEHVCAVGPSGSGKSTIASLLLRYYDVNSGSIEFGDEDIRSFNLRKYRRLIGYVQQEPLLFNGTILDNILYCIPPEIAEQEDRIGRAIGQANCTKFLANFPDGLQTTVGARGAQLSGGQKQRIALARAFLLDPAVLILDEATSALDSQSEEIVAKNLQRRVERGLTTISIAHRLSTIKHSTRVVVLGKHGSVVETGSFQDLIAIPNSELNALLAEQQDEEQKEGTADLDRGITQEV, from the coding sequence ATGATAATTAGAATGATTCGTCTTTGTAATGGTCCAAAATTGTTGCGAAGTCAATTCACATCGGCAAGCGCATTATATTCAACAAAGACACTGTTTAAACCTCCCACATACCAAAATATGGGGTTAACTTTGATTATTCCATATAGAAAGCAATTTTTGTCCCAGTCAATTCGATTACAATCAAGTGTTTCAGAAGGAAAAACATTCACAAAACCAACTTTAAAATTATCCGATGCGAACTCAAAATCTTCAGGATTTAAGGACATCAAACGACTGTTCGTGTTGTCCAAACCAGAATCCAAATACATTGGACTTGCCCTTCTTTTAATTCTCATTTCGAGTTCAGTTAGTATGGCTGTGCCTTCCGTTATAGGTAAATTACTAGACCTGGCTTCTGAAACTGAGgacgaagaaaaggaagaaaaagcaaaaagcAATAAGCTATACGGTTTAACCAAGAGGCAATTCTTTACGGCTTTGGGATTAGTGTTTATAATTGGTGCAGTTGCTAATGCAAGCAGAATTATCATTTTAAAGGTCACTGGTGAACGGTTAGTTGCAAGATTAAGAACAAGAACCATGAAAGCCGCATTAGATCAAGATGCCACATTTTTAGATACTAATCGTGTTGGGGATTTGATCTCGAGATTATCATCTGATGCATCTATAGTCGCTAAATCTGTTACACAGAACGTCTCTGATGGAACAAGAGCAATTATTCAAGGTTTTGTCGGTTTTGGCATGATGAGCTTCCTCTCTTGGAAATTAACCTGTGTTATGATGGTTTTAGCCCCTCCTTTAGGTGCTATGGCACTAATATATGGTAGGAAGATACGAAATCTATCAAGACAATTACAAACTTCGGTAGGTGGATTAACAAAAGTGGCAGAAGAACAACTAAATGCTACTAGGACAATTCAGGCATATGGTGGTGAAAAAAACGAAGTTCGCCGTTATGCAAAGGAAGTCAGAAATGTATTTCATATTGGCTTGAAGGAAGCAGTTACTTCCGGTTTATTCTTCGGAAGTACCGGGCTAGTTGGTAACACTGCAATGCTATCTCTATTATTGGTCGGAACAAGCATGATCCAAAGCGGATCAATGACAGTCGGCGAATTATCAAGTTTCATGATGTACGCTGTGTATACCGGAAGTTCATTATTTGGTTTATCAAGTTTCTACTCGGAACTTATGAAAGGTGCTGGTGCTGCTGCTAGAGTTTTTGAGTTGAATGACCGTAAACCGTTGATTCGTCCCACTATTGGGAAAGATCCAGTATCGTTGGCTCAAAAAcctattgttttcaaaaatgtgTCATTCACTTATCCAACTCGGCCCAAACACCAGATTTTCAAGGATTTGAATATTACTATCAACCCTGGGGAACATGTTTGCGCTGTAGGTCCATCGGGAAGTGGTAAATCAACGATAGCATCTCTGTTGCTCAGGTATTATGATGTAAATTCAGGATCGATTGAGTTTGGTGATGAAGACATCAGAAGCTTCAACCTGAGAAAGTATCGAAGACTAATAGGATATGTACAACAAGAACCACTACTTTTCAATGGGACCATTCTAGACAATATCCTCTATTGTATTCCACCTGAAATTGCGGAGCAGGAAGATCGTATTGGACGTGCCATTGGACAAGCTAACTGCACTAAATTTTTGGCCAATTTCCCGGACGGATTGCAAACTACGGTTGGTGCAAGAGGTGCACAGCTGTCTGGTGGTCAAAAGCAAAGAATTGCATTAGCTAGAGCATTTTTATTAGATCCTGCTGTCCTTATTTTAGATGAGGCAACCAGTGCTCTTGACTCCCAAAGTGAAGAAATAGTTGCtaaaaatcttcaaagacGTGTAGAAAGGGGGCTCACAACAATATCAATTGCACATAGGCTTTCGACTATTAAACACAGCACTAGGGTTGTTGTATTAGGAAAACACGGGTCCGTTGTTGAAACTGGTTCATTTCAGGATCTGATTGCCATTCCTAACAGTGAACTAAATGCTCTGCTTGCCGAACAACAGGacgaagaacaaaaagagGGAACCGCAGACTTGGACAGAGGTATAACTCAAGAAGTATAG
- the EMG1 gene encoding 18S rRNA pseudouridine methyltransferase (similar to Saccharomyces cerevisiae EMG1 (YLR186W); ancestral locus Anc_1.64), whose product MVEDSRVRDALKGGDQKALPASLVPQAPTVLTSKDKITKRMIVVLAMASLETHKISSNGPGGDKYVLLNCDDHQGLLKKMGRDISEARPDITHQCLLTLLDSPINKAGKLQVYIQTSRGILIEVNPTVRIPRTFKRFSGLMVQLLHKLSIRSVNSEEKLLKVIKNPITDHLPTKCRKVTLSFDAPVIRVQDYIEKLDDNESICVFVGAMARGKDNFADEFVDEKVGLSNYPLSASVACSKFCHGAEDAWNIL is encoded by the coding sequence ATGGTTGAAGATTCCAGAGTTAGAGACGCCCTCAAAGGTGGTGATCAGAAGGCATTACCGGCCTCTTTGGTTCCACAAGCACCTACTGTCTTGACATCAAAGGACAAGATTACCAAGCGAATGATTGTGGTATTAGCAATGGCATCCCTTGAGACACATAAGATATCATCCAATGGGCCTGGTGGTGACAAATATGTTCTTTTGAACTGTGATGACCATCAAGGtttactgaaaaaaatgggtaGAGACATTAGCGAAGCAAGACCAGATATTACCCACCAATGTCTTTTGACATTGCTAGATTCTCCAATCAACAAAGCTGGGAAATTGCAAGTCTACATTCAAACAAGTCGAGGCATTCTGATTGAAGTCAACCCTACTGTTCGTATACCAAGAACTTTCAAGAGATTTTCAGGTTTGATGGTTCAATTACTACATAAGCTTTCTATTAGATCCGTAAATtctgaagaaaagttaCTAAAAGTGATTAAGAACCCGATAACTGATCATCTACCTACCAAGTGTCGTAAAGTAACATTATCTTTTGACGCACCCGTTATTCGTGTTCAAGATTATATCGAGAAACTAGACGATAATGAAAGTATATGTGTCTTTGTCGGTGCCATGGCAAGAGGTAAAGATAACTTTGCGGATGAATTTGTCGATGAAAAAGTTGGCCTGTCCAATTACCCATTGTCTGCCTCAGTTGCATGTTCCAAGTTTTGCCACGGCGCAGAGGATGCTTGGAATATTTTGTAG
- the TOS4 gene encoding Tos4p (similar to Saccharomyces cerevisiae PLM2 (YDR501W) and TOS4 (YLR183C); ancestral locus Anc_1.61), with amino-acid sequence MSSQFPSSPYRTVELHVKNSFSSPTFNQQPNCSPSNLEKAGKAALEPFGNVGKVSYPTPFPSSSIGRVSSPVRSSKVNAIPSSPAFPNEWAETSPRLSSKLSSPSKHIKVINTELDPSKISSITVGRNSSQCDVTLSKNKFISRLHASISYLPQSDEVKIHCFSMNGLIVICPKKFDCYLLRDAMDNNNKAYRLAPRFSRQICVKEIQEERESINFTLEEGDTVYMPYCKGIMLDFRQVLLRISLKEEKPSSEFTRPEKTVEGNCETKHMGGIRKHPLIFTESSFDRPKKVLKDTNKFSNDNDSCVAERMLNHFLHSKSSPLSSVSSADQGEQNIAQNLLPYDRVPMIMKKPKVNKRVLPSRPKKSVKENLEELSRRNVDVEHLQHILTNHLAFANVQQTPLFQLQQVNSQISGLSRDELRSILSDAKCVGVIYRHGKDAAGKPLDEEYFYDLENDDDYERRNLVSSLKGGRTGLRSCRRTHKQYFWKKPTK; translated from the coding sequence ATGAGCTCGCAGTTCCCTTCGTCCCCATATAGGACAGTGGAGTTACACGTAAAgaattccttttcttcaccTACTTTCAACCAGCAACCCAATTGCTCCCCTTCTAATCTTGAAAAAGCTGGTAAAGCTGCACTAGAACCTTTTGGAAATGTCGGAAAAGTTAGCTATCCAActccttttccttcttctaGTATAGGAAGGGTTTCATCTCCAGTCAGGTCAAGTAAGGTTAACGCCATTCCCTCATCCCCAGCCTTCCCTAATGAGTGGGCAGAAACGTCACCCAGGCTGTCTTCTAAGCTCTCTTCTCCTTCAAAGCACATTAAAGTCATCAACACTGAATTAGATCCCAGCAAAATTAGCAGCATTACTGTTGGGCGCAATAGTTCACAGTGTGATGTTACGCTCTCTAAGAATAAATTTATATCCAGACTACATGCTAGTATATCTTATCTACCACAATCTGATGAAGTGAAGATCCACTGCTTCAGTATGAACGGATTGATTGTTATTTGCCCTAAGAAGTTTGATTGCTATCTATTGAGAGATGCAATggacaataacaataaagCCTATAGGCTTGCTCCCAGGTTTTCTCGCCAAATTTGTGTTAAGGAGATTCAAGAAGAGAGAGAATCTATTAATTTTACTTTGGAAGAAGGTGATACAGTTTATATGCCATATTGTAAGGGCATCATGTTAGATTTTAGGCAAGTTTTACTTCGCATATCGttgaaagaggaaaaacCTTCGTCAGAGTTTACAAGACCAGAAAAAACAGTTGAGGGTAATTGTGAGACGAAACATATGGGAGGTATAAGGAAGCATCCATTGATATTCACTGAAAGTTCGTTCGACAGACCCAAGAAAGTGCTAAAGGATACTAACAAATTCTCGAATGATAATGATTCTTGTGTTGCAGAAAGGATGCTGAACCATTTCTTACACTCTAAATCGTCTCCACTTTCGTCAGTGTCTTCTGCTGATCAAGGTGAACAGAACATAGCACAGAATTTATTACCATACGACAGAGTCCCCATGATCATGAAAAAACCAAAGGTGAACAAGAGGGTTTTACCCTCAAggccaaaaaaatcagtGAAAGAGAATTTGGAAGAATTATCCCGAAGAAATGTTGATGTCGAACATTTACAACATATTTTGACTAACCACTTAGCTTTTGCAAACGTTCAACAGACGCCATTATTTCAGTTACAACAGGTGAATTCACAAATATCGGGATTATCAAGAGATGAATTACGTTCGATTTTGAGCGACGCGAAATGTGTCGGAGTCATTTATCGTCACGGTAAGGACGCCGCTGGTAAACCATTAGACGAAGAGTATTTTTATGACTTAGAAAACGATGATGATTacgaaagaagaaacttGGTAAGTTCCTTGAAAGGTGGTAGAACCGGGTTAAGGTCTTGCAGAAGAACACATAAGCAGTACTTTTGGAAGAAGCCAACGAAATAA
- the SWI6 gene encoding transcriptional regulator SWI6 (similar to Saccharomyces cerevisiae SWI6 (YLR182W); ancestral locus Anc_1.60), whose amino-acid sequence MALEEVVRYLGPHNEIPLTLTRDSETGRFLLKHFLPILQQYHDTGNINVTNPDNFPTDEDRNKLLAHYGIDVTTDSQGELWIELEKCLQLLNMLNLFGLFQDAFEFEEPETDQDEEDDPGHSKERENNIKSENSTNSINSKRVNDLQNVDADSDTHRELGSPLKKLKIDTSAIDPENDSTPNTARAKTNNKNKGSANVSESSDNTDKNGSTAKPIITFTHDLTSEFLNTPLKIMKTLPSPIVNDNEQKMKLEAFLQRLLFPEIQEVRTSLNNDNNTRNLEEENSNQKQQHVSFDTVFQEVNNAFPNTQLNLNIPVDEHGNTPLHWLTSIANLELVKNLVKHGSNRLYGDNTGESCLVKAVKSVNNYDSGTFEALLDYLYPCLILEDSMNRTILHHIIITSGMTGCSSAAKYYLDILMGWIVKKQNRPIQIGSSGRGGKVDDENDEKRDSILENLDLKWIITNMLNAQDSNGDTCLNIAARLGNISIVDALLDYGADPFIANKSGLRPVDFGAGTSKLQNSNDGDENSKLTTKGDSEDQLNGNPPKIRPQILKNPPETTSLINDVQSLLNSISKDYESETMQYDEKLKILHKELNKQREELANSRDQLANVKQLKDEYSLMQEQLTNLKAGIEEEEASFREESKKLGIVADESSAIDWDSSEYDADEPFKVEFISDFLEDKLQRDYEGDISKLLESEPKDQIIEQIRNQMPVEKINSMLPPTVLLKARINAYKRNDKHLNNVLHTISTKQSELENKFRRVLSLCLKIDENKVDDMLDGLLQAISSEDPQDIDTDEMQDFLRKHAS is encoded by the coding sequence ATGGCATTAGAAGAAGTGGTACGATACTTAGGACCTCATAACGAGATTCCCTTGACACTAACTAGGGACTCTGAGACTGGCCGTTTCCTCCTGAAGCATTTTCTACCCATTTTGCAACAATACCATGACACGGGGAACATTAACGTGACTAACCCTGATAATTTCCCAACTGATGAGGACAGGAATAAATTGCTGGCACATTATGGGATTGATGTGACTACCGACAGTCAAGGTGAGCTATGGAtagaattggaaaaatgcTTACAATTATTAAACATGTTGAATTTATTTGGTCTGTTTCAGGACGCATTTGAGTTTGAGGAGCCTGAAACAGAtcaagatgaagaggaCGATCCTGGCcattcaaaagaaagagaaaacaacATCAAAAGTGAAAACTCTACCAACAGTATCAACTCTAAGAGGGTTAACGATTTACAAAATGTTGATGCAGATTCAGATACTCATAGAGAACTAGGCTCTCCcttgaagaagttgaaaattGACACCTCTGCGATAGATCCGGAAAATGATTCAACTCCGAATACTGCCAGAGCCAAGAccaacaataaaaataaaggctCCGCCAATGTTAGCGAGAGTAGCGACAACACTGATAAAAACGGAAGCACGGCCAAGCCAATAATTACGTTCACTCATGACCTTACttctgaatttttgaacacTCCATTGAAAATTATGAAAACATTGCCTTCTCCGATTGTAAACGATAATGAacagaagatgaaactgGAGGCATTTTTGCAACGTTTGTTATTCCCGGAAATTCAAGAAGTGCGCACATCCCTGAATAATGACAATAATACCAGAAATTTGGAGGAGGAGAACTCGAACCAAAAACAACAGCACGTGTCGTTTGATACTGTTTTTCAAGAGGTTAACAACGCCTTTCCTAACACTCAATTAAATCTTAATATTCCCGTCGATGAACATGGAAACACACCCTTGCATTGGCTGACTTCAATAGCTAATCTCGAATTAGTGAAAAACCTGGTTAAGCATGGTTCAAACAGATTATATGGGGATAATACTGGAGAGTCGTGTCTAGTGAAAGCTGTCAAATCAGTTAACAACTACGATTCAGGAACTTTTGAGGCACTCCTAGATTATCTATATCCATGCTTAATCTTGGAGGATTCAATGAATAGAACAATTCTGCATCATATCATTATTACGTCTGGTATGACTGGTTGTTCCTCTGCTGCCAAGTACTATTTAGATATTTTGATGGGATGGATTgttaaaaaacaaaataggCCCATTCAAATTGGTAGTAGTGGTAGAGGAGGTAAAgtagatgatgaaaacGATGAGAAACGGGATTCAATACTAGAAAATCTAGACCTGAAATGGATAATAACAAATATGCTCAATGCACAGGACTCTAATGGCGATACTTGCTTGAACATTGCAGCAAGATTGGGAAACATTTCAATAGTAGACGCCCTATTAGATTACGGTGCAGACCCATTTATTGCTAATAAGTCAGGTTTAAGACCCGTAGATTTTGGGGCTGGTACTTCAAAATTACAAAATAGTAACGACGGTGACGAAAACTCGAAGTTGACCACTAAGGGAGATTCTGAAGATCAACTTAACGGAAACCCCCCAAAAATAAGGCCtcaaatattgaaaaatccCCCTGAGACGACTTCCCTAATTAATGATGTTCAAAGTTTACTGAACTCCATTTCGAAAGATTACGAAAGCGAGACAATGCAATACGATGAGAAGCTAAAAATTCTTCATAAGGAACTAAACAAACAGCGAGAAGAGTTAGCTAATTCAAGAGACCAGTTAGCAAATGTCAAACAGTTGAAGGACGAATATTCATTAATGCAAGAACAATTGACCAATCTGAAAGCAGgcatagaagaagaagaggcaAGTTTTAGAGAAGAGAGCAAAAAGTTGGGAATTGTAGCGGATGAAAGTTCAGCTATTGACTGGGACTCCAGTGAATATGATGCAGATGAGCCATTTAAAGTCGAGTTCATTTCAGATTTTTTGGAGGATAAGTTGCAAAGGGATTATGAAGGTGATATTTCCAAACTACTAGAATCGGAGCCAAAAGACCAAATAATTGAACAAATACGAAATCAAATGCCAgtagaaaaaatcaattcGATGCTTCCACCAACTGTTCTACTAAAAGCAAGAATAAATGCATACAAAAGGAACGATAAACACCTAAATAATGTTTTACACACAATCAGTACCAAACAATCggaattggaaaataaGTTCAGGAGAGTGTTGTCTTTATGTTTGAAGATTGACGAAAACAAGGTCGACGATATGCTTGATGGATTGTTACAGGCCATATCTTCCGAAGACCCGCAGGATATCGACACCGACGAAATGCAGGATTTTCTTAGAAAGCATGCTTCGTGA
- the RPL37A gene encoding 60S ribosomal protein eL37 (similar to Saccharomyces cerevisiae RPL37B (YDR500C) and RPL37A (YLR185W); ancestral locus Anc_1.62) has protein sequence MGKGTPSFGKRHNKSHTLCNRCGRRSFHVQKKTCSSCGYPAAKTRSYNWGAKAKRRHTTGTGRMRYLKHISRRFKNGFQTGSASKASA, from the exons ATGGGTA AGGGTACTCCTTCATTCGGTAAGCGTCACAATAAGTCTCACACTTTGTGTAACAGATGTGGTCGTCGTTCTTTCCatgttcaaaagaagacCTGTTCCTCCTGTGGTTATCCAGCTGCTAAAACCAGATCTTACAACTGGGGCGCTAAGGCTAAGAGAAGACACACTACTGGTACTGGTAGAATGAGATACTTGAAACACATTTCAAGAAGATTCAAGAACGGCTTCCAAACCGGCTCTGCTTCTAAGGCTTCTGCTTAA